Proteins from a genomic interval of Brachybacterium vulturis:
- the leuD gene encoding 3-isopropylmalate dehydratase small subunit: MEAFTTHTGIGVPLRRSNVDTDQIIPAVYLKRVTKTGFDDGLFNAWRTNDPEFVLNRPAYAKGSVLVAGPDFGTGSSREHAVWALRDYGFKAVLSTRFAEIFRGNAGKQGLVAGILSPDDIEQLWKILEENPGTEVTVDLENRQAHAGDSTFRFEIDDYTRWRLMEGLDDIGLTLRHEEDITAFEATRPSWMPKTLPARTAD; the protein is encoded by the coding sequence ATGGAAGCCTTCACCACCCACACCGGCATCGGCGTCCCGCTGCGTCGCAGCAACGTCGACACCGACCAGATCATCCCCGCCGTCTACCTCAAGCGCGTCACCAAGACGGGCTTCGACGACGGCCTGTTCAACGCCTGGCGGACCAATGACCCCGAGTTCGTGCTGAACCGGCCCGCCTACGCGAAGGGCTCGGTGCTGGTGGCCGGCCCCGACTTCGGCACCGGCTCCTCCCGCGAGCACGCCGTCTGGGCGCTGCGTGACTACGGCTTCAAGGCCGTCCTCTCCACGCGCTTCGCGGAGATCTTCCGCGGCAACGCGGGCAAGCAGGGCCTGGTCGCGGGCATCCTCTCCCCGGACGACATCGAGCAGCTGTGGAAGATCCTCGAGGAGAACCCCGGCACCGAGGTCACCGTGGATCTCGAGAACCGGCAGGCCCACGCCGGGGACAGCACCTTCCGCTTCGAGATCGACGACTACACCCGCTGGCGCCTGATGGAGGGCCTCGACGACATCGGCCTGACCCTGCGCCATGAGGAGGACATCACCGCCTTCGAGGCGACGCGCCCCTCCTGGATGCCGAAGACCCTGCCCGCCCGCACCGCCGACTGA